The following nucleotide sequence is from Nitrospira sp..
TTCGTAGACGCTGTATTAGCATCGCCGGGCGTTAGGCGCGTAGCTCAGGGGGAGAGCGCTACCTTGACACGGTAGAGGTCGACGGTTCAAGACCGTCCGCGCCTACCATTTTTTATTTTGACCGCTTATTGTGTTCCGACCAGCGACGTGATCGTGGTCGGCACGATATTTTTGTTTGTAGGACAGACCGGAGTGGCCTCACAGCTCATTCAGATTACCCTTCCTGACGGAACTCGAAAACAAGTGCCAACGGGATGCACGGTCCGCGACGCCCTCGTGGCGCCGGAGGGACGGCTCGATGCCAAGGTGTTCGCCGCCAAGGTCAATGGCGAACCCGTGGACCTCTCTCGCCCTCTCAGCGGTGACGCAACGCTTGAGCCCCTGACCTTCGATTCAGCGGAAGGCCGCGAGGTCTATCGCCATAGCAGCACCCATATCATGGCCCAAGCGGTCAAAGAAGTGTTCCCGACCGCTCAGCTCACGATCGGCCCCGCGCTGGAGGACGGATTCTATTACGACTTTGCCTTCGATCGCCCCTTTACGCCGGAAGACCTCGAGAAGATCGAAACCAAGGCGAGGGAGATCATGAAGCGCGGCTTGGTCGTCACCAGGTCCGAGTTGTCGAAACAGGACGCCATCACGTTCTTCAAGGAACGGGGCGAACACTACAAGGTCGAACTGATCCAAGGCTTTGACGAGCAGGCGCCCATTTCTCTCTACCGCCAGGGCGACTTTGTCGACCTCTGTCGCGGTCCCCACCTGCCCACCACCGGCCATGTGGGCGCGTTCAAGCTCCTGTCCACCGGCGGCGCCTATTGGAGAGGTGATGAGCGGAATCCCATGCTGCAGCGGGTCTATGGCACTTCCTTCCCGACCCAGAAGGAATTGGATGCCCACCTCGCCAAGCTGGAAGAGATCAAGCGCCGGGACCATCGCAAGATCGGCAAGGAACTGGACCTGATTACGATCCAGGACGACATCGGCCCTGGCTTGGTCCTGTGGCACCCGAAGGGCTCGCTGATCCGATTGCTGATCGAAAATTTCTGGCGCGAACAGCATCTGAAGGACGGCTACGAACTGGTGTATTCGCCGCACGTCGCCAGGCTGGACCTGTGGAAGACCAGCGGCCATGTCGACTACTACCGGGAAAACATGTTTGCGGCCATGAAGGTGGAAGGCAGTGAGTACCAACTCAAGCCCATGAACTGCCCCTTCCACATCATGATCTATAAATCGCACCTGCGCAGTTATCGAGACTTGCCCATTCGCTACGGCGAATTGGGCACCGTCTATCGCTATGAACGGACCGGTGTCCTGCATGGCCTCTTGCGCGTGCGCGGTTTTACCCAAGACGATGCGCACCTCTTCTGCCGTCCCGACCAAATCGAAGCCGAAGTCAGCCGGGTATTGGACTTTACGTTCTTCATTCTGCGCACCTTTGGGTTTACCGAGTTCGAAGTGTATCTGTCGACCAGACCCGAGAAATCGGTCGGATCCGATGAGAACTGGGCGCTCGCGACCGCAGCCCTCGAATCAGCCCTCAAGGGGCGCCAAGTCGCCTATCAGCTGGATCCCGGCGAAGGGGTGTTCTACGGACCGAAGATCGACATCAAGATCAAGGACGTGCTCGGACGATCCTGGCAATGTTCGACCGTGCAGGTGGACTTCAACAACCCCGAGCGCTTCAAGTTGGCCTATACCGGCGAAGACGGCAAGCACCATCAGCCGATCATGATCCATCGTGCGCTCATGGGCTCCATCGAGCGTTTCTTCGGGATCCTCATCGAGCATTATGCCGGCGCTTTCCCCACGTGGCTCGCCCCGGTCCAAGCCGTGGTCCTCACCATCACCGACAAGCAACAGGAGTTCGCCGCGCGCGTGGTCTCCGAACT
It contains:
- the thrS gene encoding threonine--tRNA ligase, which produces MQITLPDGTRKQVPTGCTVRDALVAPEGRLDAKVFAAKVNGEPVDLSRPLSGDATLEPLTFDSAEGREVYRHSSTHIMAQAVKEVFPTAQLTIGPALEDGFYYDFAFDRPFTPEDLEKIETKAREIMKRGLVVTRSELSKQDAITFFKERGEHYKVELIQGFDEQAPISLYRQGDFVDLCRGPHLPTTGHVGAFKLLSTGGAYWRGDERNPMLQRVYGTSFPTQKELDAHLAKLEEIKRRDHRKIGKELDLITIQDDIGPGLVLWHPKGSLIRLLIENFWREQHLKDGYELVYSPHVARLDLWKTSGHVDYYRENMFAAMKVEGSEYQLKPMNCPFHIMIYKSHLRSYRDLPIRYGELGTVYRYERTGVLHGLLRVRGFTQDDAHLFCRPDQIEAEVSRVLDFTFFILRTFGFTEFEVYLSTRPEKSVGSDENWALATAALESALKGRQVAYQLDPGEGVFYGPKIDIKIKDVLGRSWQCSTVQVDFNNPERFKLAYTGEDGKHHQPIMIHRALMGSIERFFGILIEHYAGAFPTWLAPVQAVVLTITDKQQEFAARVVSELKGQGFRVEADLRNEKIGLKIREAEKNKIPYMLVVGDKEVQSGTVAVRGRSGANHGSMPVEALVALLRQDMNQSLHER